In Candidatus Nomurabacteria bacterium, the following proteins share a genomic window:
- a CDS encoding TIR domain-containing protein, whose protein sequence is MSTYTNKAYVAFDADNDIRYYRLMQAWRKTDGSAFGFYDAHDLNNLMPYSSEETIKAKLRERLSNTRVFLLLVGNNTKYLYKFVRWEIEQAIKKDIPIVVVNLNGKRDKDDLCPAILTGELAVHVSFNKSIVAKAIREWPEDHKSYRAQGKTGAYHYGNSIYTNLGL, encoded by the coding sequence GATAACGATATTCGTTACTACCGACTAATGCAGGCTTGGCGAAAGACAGACGGCAGTGCATTTGGTTTTTATGACGCACATGATCTAAACAACCTAATGCCCTATTCTTCTGAGGAGACAATTAAGGCAAAGTTGCGGGAACGTCTTTCCAATACCCGTGTCTTTCTACTTTTGGTGGGTAACAACACAAAATATCTATACAAATTTGTTCGCTGGGAAATCGAACAAGCAATCAAAAAAGACATTCCTATAGTAGTTGTCAATCTAAACGGTAAAAGAGATAAGGATGATTTGTGTCCTGCCATTTTGACTGGGGAACTTGCGGTGCACGTAAGTTTCAATAAATCAATTGTGGCAAAAGCCATTCGCGAATGGCCAGAAGATCACAAGTCATATCGAGCACAAGGTAAGACAGGTGCATACCATTACGGTAATTCGATATATACAAATCTGGGACTATGA